A single Parabacteroides timonensis DNA region contains:
- a CDS encoding C1 family peptidase, protein MKQNNLWITALALGITLSAFGQQTDKGISPKMLQQIKQSYKGTPTDKAIHNAISNNDINKLAVNADSKNNFDTYFSNKVNSKGITNQKSSGRCWLFTGLNVFRAQAIAKYNMGDFQFSQNYSFFWDQLEKANLFLQGIIDTREKPMDDKMVEWLFKNPLSDGGQFTGISDILGKYGVVPADVMVETHSSESTGRMANLIGLKLKEFGLQLRDQSAKGAKVAALEKDKTEMLGTIYRMLVLNLGEPPTKFTWTRKDAQGNPVETKEYTPQSFFDEYIGKDLTNNYVMLMNDPSREYYKLYEIDFDRHRYDGKNWTYVNLPIEEIKEMAIASIKDSTMMYFSCDVGKFFDRERGLLDVNYYDYGSLMGTTFGMDKKQRIQTFASGSSHAMTLMAVDLDANGTPKKWMVENSWGPGANSGHLIMTDEWFNEYMFRLVVEKKYITDKVKDVLKQTPTRLPAWDPMFTDEN, encoded by the coding sequence ATGAAACAAAACAACCTATGGATAACTGCCCTCGCATTGGGTATTACGTTATCCGCCTTCGGACAGCAGACCGACAAAGGAATCTCTCCGAAAATGCTGCAACAGATCAAACAATCGTACAAAGGAACTCCTACCGACAAGGCTATCCATAACGCCATCAGTAACAACGACATCAATAAGCTGGCAGTAAATGCCGACAGCAAAAACAATTTCGATACTTACTTCTCTAATAAAGTAAACAGTAAAGGTATTACCAATCAAAAGTCTTCCGGCCGTTGCTGGTTGTTTACCGGTTTGAACGTATTCCGGGCACAGGCGATCGCGAAATATAATATGGGAGATTTCCAATTCTCACAGAATTATTCCTTCTTCTGGGACCAGTTGGAAAAAGCCAATCTGTTCCTGCAAGGGATCATCGACACACGCGAGAAACCGATGGATGACAAAATGGTGGAATGGTTATTCAAAAATCCGCTTAGTGACGGAGGACAATTCACCGGCATATCCGATATCCTGGGTAAATATGGCGTAGTTCCCGCTGACGTAATGGTGGAAACCCATAGTAGCGAAAGTACGGGAAGAATGGCCAACCTGATCGGTCTTAAGTTAAAAGAGTTCGGCCTGCAACTGCGCGACCAGTCTGCCAAAGGAGCCAAAGTGGCTGCATTGGAAAAAGACAAAACAGAAATGTTGGGAACCATTTACCGGATGCTGGTCCTCAACCTGGGTGAACCGCCTACGAAATTTACCTGGACTCGCAAAGATGCACAAGGCAACCCGGTTGAAACAAAAGAATATACTCCTCAATCATTCTTCGATGAATATATCGGCAAAGACCTGACAAACAATTATGTCATGCTGATGAACGATCCGAGCCGTGAATACTATAAGTTATATGAGATCGATTTCGACCGTCACCGTTATGACGGAAAGAACTGGACTTACGTGAACCTGCCGATCGAAGAGATCAAAGAGATGGCTATCGCCTCTATCAAAGACAGTACAATGATGTATTTCTCTTGCGACGTAGGTAAATTCTTCGATCGTGAACGGGGTCTGTTGGATGTGAACTATTACGACTACGGTTCACTGATGGGAACTACTTTCGGTATGGATAAGAAACAGCGTATCCAAACATTCGCCAGCGGATCGTCACATGCTATGACCTTGATGGCTGTCGATCTCGACGCAAACGGTACACCTAAAAAATGGATGGTAGAAAACAGCTGGGGACCGGGTGCCAACAGCGGCCACCTGATTATGACCGACGAATGGTTCAACGAATATATGTTCCGCCTGGTAGTCGAAAAGAAATATATCACCGACAAAGTGAAAGACGTTCTCAAACAAACACCGACCCGCCTTCCGGCCTGGGATCCGATGTTTACAGACGAAAATTAA
- a CDS encoding DUF418 domain-containing protein: MMHTIQKSERLNVVDALRGFALLAIVLLHNLEHYNIYFIPEFQPAWLQVLDKWMWDSFFFLFSGKAYATFSLLFGFSFYIQFHHAEQKGIDFRGRFAWRLVLLFLFAQLHALFYNGDILVLYAVAGFVLIPVCKLKDKIVFWIAVCLLLQPFEWGRMLYALFDPDYVAVGNRFMIYSERVGGVTMNGSFGEVLRSNIWDGQLYSNFWQVENGRLFQTSALFMFGMLLGRNGSFIRSDRTIGFWKRILGIGVLAFIPLYLLRVFVPEHIGNPSVLLPYKIITQSLSNFAFMLILVSIFVLIWFKKENGCNWQKFIIPYGRMSLTNYISQSIIGVCIYYGFGLGLYRVTGATATLLIGLFIFSAQWLFSRYWLSRHKQGPLEYLWKQGTWIGSKNNKRSN; the protein is encoded by the coding sequence ATGATGCATACTATTCAAAAATCCGAACGCTTGAATGTAGTAGATGCGCTTCGTGGTTTTGCTTTGTTGGCGATTGTGTTGTTGCATAATCTTGAACATTATAATATTTATTTCATTCCGGAGTTTCAGCCGGCTTGGTTGCAGGTTCTGGACAAATGGATGTGGGATAGCTTTTTCTTTCTGTTCAGTGGAAAGGCTTATGCTACTTTCTCCTTGCTTTTTGGTTTCAGCTTCTATATTCAGTTTCATCATGCGGAACAAAAAGGGATCGATTTTCGGGGACGTTTTGCCTGGCGGTTGGTTCTGTTGTTCTTGTTTGCCCAGCTTCATGCTTTATTTTATAATGGTGATATCCTGGTACTCTATGCCGTTGCTGGTTTTGTACTTATTCCGGTATGTAAACTGAAAGATAAAATTGTTTTTTGGATCGCTGTCTGTTTGTTGCTTCAGCCTTTTGAATGGGGCAGAATGTTGTATGCGTTATTTGACCCGGATTATGTCGCTGTCGGAAATAGATTCATGATCTATTCAGAACGGGTAGGAGGGGTAACTATGAATGGTTCTTTTGGGGAGGTCTTGCGCAGTAATATATGGGATGGACAATTATATAGTAATTTCTGGCAAGTAGAAAATGGACGGTTGTTTCAGACATCGGCCTTGTTTATGTTTGGAATGTTATTAGGACGTAATGGATCTTTCATAAGGAGTGATCGTACAATTGGTTTCTGGAAACGTATCTTGGGTATAGGTGTATTGGCATTCATACCACTTTATCTGCTTCGGGTTTTTGTCCCCGAACATATAGGCAATCCATCCGTATTGCTTCCATATAAGATAATAACACAATCTCTTAGCAATTTTGCTTTTATGCTAATTTTGGTTTCGATCTTTGTGCTGATTTGGTTTAAAAAGGAGAATGGGTGTAACTGGCAAAAGTTTATTATACCTTATGGGCGTATGAGCCTGACAAACTATATTTCGCAGTCTATTATAGGAGTATGTATTTATTATGGATTTGGCTTGGGATTGTATCGTGTTACCGGGGCTACAGCGACTTTGCTTATCGGATTGTTTATTTTCTCCGCTCAATGGCTATTCAGCCGTTATTGGTTGTCACGCCATAAACAAGGACCTTTGGAGTATTTGTGGAAACAAGGAACTTGGATAGGAAGTAAAAACAATAAAAGAAGTAATTAG
- a CDS encoding GH92 family glycosyl hydrolase, with protein sequence MKKKISLCSLILCVVSFSCSSVKDGSDAQQALSSYVNPFVGASTSMEAGGSYHGLGKTFPGATSPFGMVQLSPNTITGGDNGSGYSDEHTSIEGFAFTQMSGIGWYGDLGNLLVMPTVGKLHTFSGTLEDPDNGYRSRYDKASEKASAGYYSVMLTDYQIKAEATALPHSGMLRFTFPESKEARIQIDLARRVGGTSTWQAIEVINDHTIRGEMKCPPEGGGWGNGAGKSDYTVYFYAEFSRPFRSHGVWSADIPDGWTRKREDIESERYHEVVRNARIIPDVKSLTGKHLGFYAEFDTDAGEQILMKSGISFTSMKNAEENLHSEMNAWEFDATLADCRRLWDDALSKITVTGGTEDEKHIFYTALYHTMIDPRICSDVNGEYMGADKQAHMTDQFTKRTIFSGWDVFRSQMPLQTIINPTLINDLVNSLVEIADQSGNEYLERWELLNAYSGCMLGNPAISVLCDAYSKGIRSYDIDKAYRYALNTSRLFGNNKEGYTPGSISHTLEYAYNDWCMARLAEWLGKDTDKEYFDRRAMTYSTIYDTDYGWFRPRNEKGEFQPLPEEGRLAEGYGCTESNAYQQGWFIPHDVEGMVQMMGGREKVLADLTDMFEQTPEGYLWNQYYNHANEPVHHVPFLFNRLGAPELTQKWTRDICRNAYKNTVLGLVGNEDVGQMSAWYVLAASGLHPVCPGDQRYEITSPVFEKIVFNLDPDYAEGKTFVIEAHNNSPENIYVQQATLNGIPYNKCYLTHADLMKGGTLVLQMGAEPSDWGK encoded by the coding sequence ATGAAAAAAAAGATTAGTTTGTGTTCATTGATTCTCTGTGTTGTTTCTTTTTCCTGTAGCTCCGTGAAAGATGGTTCGGATGCGCAACAGGCCCTTTCTTCTTATGTAAATCCTTTTGTCGGAGCCTCGACCAGTATGGAGGCGGGAGGTTCATATCATGGTTTGGGTAAGACTTTTCCGGGAGCAACCTCTCCATTCGGTATGGTCCAGCTCAGTCCTAATACGATTACCGGAGGCGATAACGGGTCGGGTTATAGTGATGAACATACTTCTATTGAAGGTTTTGCTTTTACACAAATGAGTGGGATCGGCTGGTATGGCGATCTGGGGAATTTGTTGGTAATGCCGACAGTCGGTAAGTTGCATACTTTTTCGGGAACGTTGGAAGATCCTGATAATGGTTATCGTTCCCGGTATGATAAAGCATCGGAGAAGGCTTCTGCCGGTTATTATTCCGTGATGCTTACCGATTATCAGATAAAAGCGGAAGCGACGGCCCTTCCTCATAGCGGTATGTTGCGTTTTACATTCCCTGAGAGTAAAGAGGCTCGTATACAAATAGACCTGGCACGCAGGGTAGGAGGAACTTCTACCTGGCAGGCGATCGAAGTGATCAATGACCACACAATCAGGGGTGAAATGAAATGTCCTCCCGAAGGTGGCGGCTGGGGAAATGGTGCAGGAAAATCTGATTACACAGTCTATTTCTATGCTGAATTTTCCCGTCCTTTCCGGTCGCATGGCGTATGGTCGGCCGATATACCGGACGGGTGGACACGAAAACGGGAAGATATCGAGAGCGAACGTTATCATGAAGTTGTTCGAAATGCCCGCATTATTCCTGATGTGAAGTCGTTGACCGGAAAGCATTTGGGTTTTTATGCCGAATTCGATACCGATGCAGGAGAACAGATCCTCATGAAAAGCGGGATCTCTTTTACCAGTATGAAGAATGCGGAAGAGAATCTGCATTCGGAAATGAATGCCTGGGAGTTTGACGCAACACTGGCTGACTGTCGCCGGTTATGGGACGATGCTCTGTCCAAAATAACTGTGACCGGAGGTACGGAGGATGAAAAACATATCTTTTATACTGCTCTTTACCATACTATGATCGACCCGAGGATTTGCAGTGATGTGAACGGGGAATATATGGGAGCGGACAAGCAGGCGCATATGACGGATCAGTTCACTAAACGAACTATTTTTAGCGGATGGGATGTTTTCCGTAGCCAGATGCCTTTGCAGACTATTATTAATCCAACCCTGATCAATGACCTGGTCAACTCGTTGGTGGAGATTGCCGATCAGAGTGGAAACGAATATCTGGAGCGATGGGAATTGTTGAATGCCTATTCCGGTTGTATGTTGGGTAATCCGGCTATTTCTGTTTTGTGTGACGCTTATTCAAAAGGAATCCGTTCTTATGATATAGATAAGGCATACCGTTATGCTTTAAATACTTCCCGGTTGTTTGGTAATAATAAAGAAGGATATACGCCGGGTTCTATCTCTCATACATTGGAATATGCATACAATGATTGGTGTATGGCCCGTCTGGCTGAATGGTTGGGCAAGGATACCGATAAGGAATATTTTGACCGCCGGGCTATGACCTATTCTACAATTTATGATACCGATTATGGTTGGTTCAGGCCACGTAATGAAAAAGGTGAATTTCAACCTTTACCCGAAGAAGGAAGACTGGCGGAAGGATATGGCTGTACGGAGAGTAATGCATACCAGCAGGGTTGGTTCATTCCACACGATGTGGAAGGCATGGTCCAAATGATGGGGGGCCGTGAAAAAGTGCTGGCCGATCTGACGGATATGTTTGAACAGACTCCCGAAGGTTATCTATGGAATCAATATTATAACCATGCCAATGAACCGGTTCACCATGTACCATTCCTATTCAACCGTTTGGGTGCTCCCGAACTTACTCAGAAATGGACGCGGGATATCTGTCGGAATGCTTATAAAAACACTGTCTTAGGTTTAGTCGGTAATGAGGATGTAGGACAGATGTCGGCCTGGTATGTATTGGCGGCTAGTGGATTACATCCGGTATGTCCCGGTGACCAACGGTATGAAATAACTAGCCCGGTATTTGAGAAGATCGTTTTCAATTTGGATCCGGACTATGCTGAGGGAAAAACATTTGTGATTGAAGCTCACAATAATAGCCCTGAAAATATATATGTCCAGCAGGCTACTTTAAATGGAATTCCTTACAATAAATGTTATCTGACGCATGCCGACCTGATGAAGGGCGGAACGTTGGTACTACAGATGGGAGCCGAGCCTTCGGATTGGGGAAAATGA